The Pseudoalteromonas translucida KMM 520 genome segment AACATGTTGATATCGAAACTTTTTTTTCAATCCAACAGTATATCAACAAAGAAGCTTACCTGTTAAATAATGAAAAGCTTGATGAGTGGTATAACAGCCTTGAAGAGGATCTAATTTATTGGGCTCCCTTGCGTGAAAACATCTTGCGAAGAAACCGCACACCCGAAATAACGACTTTTAGGGTTCCACTTTTCGAAGAAAGTAAAGACTCAATAGCTATGCGATTGAGACGTAATGATAGTGGAATGTGCTGGACAGAAGATCCACCAACGCGCCAAGTAACGGCTATATCTAACCTGGAAGTATTCCATACAGATAAAGTCGATGAGTTTGAAGTTCATACTGTTTTTACTCTATATAGAAGTCGATTTGAGCGTGATGATTCTACGTTAATGGGTCGTCGGAAAGATATTTGGCGTAAAGTGGGTAACGATTACCGGTTATCGGGTCGACTTATTCTGCTACAGCAATCTACGTTATTGACTAAAAATTTAAACGTATTTATGTAATTTAAAGGTGGTATTAGGCATATGTTACTTAATAGGCGCGTGGTTGTAACAGGAGCAGGTAGTGGTATTGGAAAAGCTATTGTTAAACGTTTTTTAAAGGAAGGTGCTTGTGTCCTTGCTGTAGTACGTAAACCAGAGCAAGTAGAAGAGTTTGCTTCGCATAAAGACTTCTCATTCGTAGTAGGTGATGTGAATGATTATTCAACAAATGAATTAGCCGTTACTTCCGCTATAAAAAAGTGGGGAGGTCTAGATGTGATGATTGCAAATGCTGGCGTTTGGGATTTTTTTAAAAAATTACAAAAAATGTCAGTAACAGAGCTTGAAGATGGTTTTTCGCAAATAATGTCTACAAATGTAAAGGCTGTACTAATGGCAGCACATGCGAGCTATTCAGAATTAAATAAAACCAATGGGTGCTTAATCACAACTGGTTCTAATGCATGTTTCCGTCCCGGCGGCGGCGGGCCGTTATACACAGCCTCCAAATATGCATTAAGAGGTATTGTTGGTCAATTAGCTTTAGACTTTGCACCTAATGTGCGAGTTTGTGGGGTTGCGCCAGGCGCAACGGATACTCCGATCAGTGGAACTGATGCATTAAATCAGCGACAAAAATCAATGAATTCTGATAGGTCACGTTTAGATTCAATGGGGCAGCACATCCCATTAGGACGCGTATCTTCTCCTGAGGAGCATACAGATTTATATGTGATGCTAGCAAGTGCTAATGGCGCAAGGTACATAACAGGAACAGTTTTAGTAAGTGATGGTGGCTTGACTGCAGGGCAATAATTTTTCATTTATCTAATCAAAACTCCCTTCTTTTCCTGCAAATGTTCAGGAAAGGAAGGATGTCAATTATTCATAAAGGTTTCAATCATGACAGAAGTTATAATCAGAGGGTACCATCTAGATGGTTATCAGCATGTAAATAATGCACGTTATTTAGAGTTTTTAGAGGAAGATCGTTGGGCTTGTATGAGTGAAGAGCTAGAATACTTTTCACAGCAGGGGGTTACATGGGTTATTGCTAATATCAATATTAATTACCGTCTACCTGCAACTTTAGGACAAAGTCTTCTAATTAAGACTGCAGTTAGCAAAATTGGTAATAAGAGTGGGGTTGTTACCCAAGTCATCCAATGTAAAAAAACGAATGACATAGTTGCAGATGCAGAAATTACATTTGTTCTATTTGATGTAAAAACCAACAAAACTACTCCTCTCATTAATAACTTTCTAGAAAAATTATTAATTTGTCAGAAAAGATTAAGTGATTCTGTTATTTTATAACTCAATGGTTTGAGAGGTTGGGACTCGGAAAAATCAAATCATTATACTACAGAGTTTTGCAAGGTAAACGTCCGGCAAAGTGCATCTAAACAATAAATGGAGATCAAGTTAAGTTACTTTAAACAATGATTTGGAGTAACAGATGAAAATAACTAGAAGTCAGGAGTAATGGCGAATGATCCTTAACGAACAACAAACCAGCGGCTTAACCATTATCGATTATGCCGAGGAGGGCGTTCAAAATTCGTGTCAGGCTAAAAATGAAATATCTAACACGTCAACTATTCGACCATTCGAAATGGGTCGATAATTGCGACAATGCCAGGCTCCAATTAAGGATGGGCATTATCCATTTTTATTATTTTTAAACACAATTTAAGCTCGACCACGCAGTGCAGAAATACAGCTTGCGAGAATTACAAATCCTAAAGACATTTTAAACGCCAATGAAATAGTACTCATTAATGCGGGGCTATTTTGCGCTGAAAAAGTACTGTCTCCAAGGTAATACTGCACAATTAAGTTGATTAAGCTCATACCAAATAAATTACCAATCGTGCGTGACAAATTCATTGAAGAAGACGCGACCCCTAACTCACTTTTATCTACGGCGCCCATAATGGCATTGTTATTTGGGGTCGAAAACAAGCCAAAGCCAATGCCTAGCAATAACAGTGAGCCGCTAATATAAGTCGTGCTTGAGTTCACCGTTAGTAGAGAAAGTAGAAAAAAGCCAACCATAACAATGATACAGCCTAATGTGGCAAGTAAGCGCGGCTGTATTTTATCAGCAAATTTACCTGCCAGTGGCGCCATAATAGCCATTGATACGGCTTGGAGTAATACGATTTGCCCAGCATGTGCGGGGCTTAATCCTTTAATATATTGCAAATACAAACTTAATAAAAAGGCCAGTGAAAAGTTACTGGCATACATTAAAAAGGAAGTGGATAACGAGAGGCTAAATACACGACTTTCTAAAAACATTTGTACTCTAATGAGTGGTCGTCTACTGCGACTTTGATGAACAATAAATAACATCAAAAAGATGATTGAAAGTAATGTTAAAAGCCAGCCAAGAATACTTGGTAAATTACTTAACCCTAACACTAAGCACAGTGAAAAAAGCGAGAAAATAACGGTGCCCCACCAGTCAAATGGCGATTTTTTATCGTTTTTCCACTCACCATGTAAACACAGTTTAATGGTAATGAGCAGCATAAGTACCAGCGGGATCTGCGAGTAAAACACGGCGCGCCATCCCCACATTTCAGTGAGCCAACCACCCATTGCCGGGGCTGCGCTGAGCCCTATATACACACATGCCGCAGAGGTACCCAGTGCCATCCCTCGTTTATTATCAGGTGTGACAGAGGTAATGATCGCAACGCCTATACCAAAAATCATGGCGCCTGCGGCCCCTTGTATAAAGCGCCAAAAAAGCACCCACTCAATCGATGTTGCCAGCGCGCACATCAGCGAGGCCAGTGCATTTAAGGCTAAGCCAGAAGCATATACGCGTTTGCGGCCATAGTTGTCTGCTATTTTTCCGCACGGTAGCATAAACATGACGCTACTGAGTAAATACAAAGTGGGCATCCACGCGATCATTTTCGCGCTCGCATTTAAGTCTTCAGCGAGGTTTGGGATCGCTATGTTAACGCCCGCCATGCCAAGCGGCCCAATAATAGATCCGCTGCAAACGATAATAAGGGCAATAGTAGTCGGGGGAAGTTTAAACAAGAAGAATCCTTTTATTTACTGGCCTTAAAATGATACGTGAAGATATTTACTTGTACAGGCTTTGATGTTGTTGAGAGTGAAGCAATGACTTTAGTTCAGCATAATGCGTGATCCCCTCAAGCAGGTAAGCACTTAACAGGTTGGCATATAACACCTGGCTCAGTACATCATTACCAGCGAACGTAACAGAGCTTATATGTGTTACGCATTATGACCAAAAAAGGGGGGAATATCTTTATGATTTTAAGATTAAAGTATTCAATATTAATATGCGGTTCAATAAAAGTTTCCATTGTGGATAATTGAACTAAATGACAGCTTTACACATTGTGTACTAAGACTTCATACCCTATGATTAATTTTTATGATTTAGCTATTTCCACGAATGTTTTTTCTCCTAAAATTTCGCGATATTTATTTGCGA includes the following:
- a CDS encoding SDR family NAD(P)-dependent oxidoreductase; this encodes MLLNRRVVVTGAGSGIGKAIVKRFLKEGACVLAVVRKPEQVEEFASHKDFSFVVGDVNDYSTNELAVTSAIKKWGGLDVMIANAGVWDFFKKLQKMSVTELEDGFSQIMSTNVKAVLMAAHASYSELNKTNGCLITTGSNACFRPGGGGPLYTASKYALRGIVGQLALDFAPNVRVCGVAPGATDTPISGTDALNQRQKSMNSDRSRLDSMGQHIPLGRVSSPEEHTDLYVMLASANGARYITGTVLVSDGGLTAGQ
- a CDS encoding MFS transporter — translated: MFKLPPTTIALIIVCSGSIIGPLGMAGVNIAIPNLAEDLNASAKMIAWMPTLYLLSSVMFMLPCGKIADNYGRKRVYASGLALNALASLMCALATSIEWVLFWRFIQGAAGAMIFGIGVAIITSVTPDNKRGMALGTSAACVYIGLSAAPAMGGWLTEMWGWRAVFYSQIPLVLMLLITIKLCLHGEWKNDKKSPFDWWGTVIFSLFSLCLVLGLSNLPSILGWLLTLLSIIFLMLFIVHQSRSRRPLIRVQMFLESRVFSLSLSTSFLMYASNFSLAFLLSLYLQYIKGLSPAHAGQIVLLQAVSMAIMAPLAGKFADKIQPRLLATLGCIIVMVGFFLLSLLTVNSSTTYISGSLLLLGIGFGLFSTPNNNAIMGAVDKSELGVASSSMNLSRTIGNLFGMSLINLIVQYYLGDSTFSAQNSPALMSTISLAFKMSLGFVILASCISALRGRA
- a CDS encoding acyl-CoA thioesterase — encoded protein: MTEVIIRGYHLDGYQHVNNARYLEFLEEDRWACMSEELEYFSQQGVTWVIANININYRLPATLGQSLLIKTAVSKIGNKSGVVTQVIQCKKTNDIVADAEITFVLFDVKTNKTTPLINNFLEKLLICQKRLSDSVIL
- a CDS encoding 3-phenylpropionate/cinnamic acid dioxygenase subunit beta, with the translated sequence MTKDQLLALDAKGKHVDIETFFSIQQYINKEAYLLNNEKLDEWYNSLEEDLIYWAPLRENILRRNRTPEITTFRVPLFEESKDSIAMRLRRNDSGMCWTEDPPTRQVTAISNLEVFHTDKVDEFEVHTVFTLYRSRFERDDSTLMGRRKDIWRKVGNDYRLSGRLILLQQSTLLTKNLNVFM